From the Clarias gariepinus isolate MV-2021 ecotype Netherlands chromosome 3, CGAR_prim_01v2, whole genome shotgun sequence genome, one window contains:
- the LOC128518851 gene encoding hemoglobin embryonic subunit alpha-like — translation MSLSAKDKDAIKAFWAKIAPKAEEIGSEALYRMLTVYPQTKNYFSHWNDLSYGSVQVKKHGKVIMSGVGEAVSKIDDLTSALVSLSELHAYQLRVDPANFKILSHSLLVVLAMLFPTDFTPEIHVAMDKFLVALSLALSEKYR, via the exons ATGAGTCTCTCTGCTAAGGACAAAGATGCCATTAAGGCCTTCTGGGCTAAGATCGCCCCAAAGGCTGAAGAAATCGGTAGTGAAGCTCTGTACAG GATGCTGACTGTTTACCCCCAGACCAAGAACTATTTTTCCCATTGGAACGACTTGAGCTATGGCTCTGTCCAAGTGAAAAAGCACGGAAAGGTTATTATGTCTGGAGTGGGAGAGGCTGTCAGCAAAATCGATGACCTGACCAGTGCATTGGTCAGCCTGAGCGAGCTGCATGCTTACCAGCTGCGTGTTGACCCGGCCAACTTCAAG ATCCTGTCCCACAGTTTGCTTGTGGTTCTGGCCATGCTGTTCCCCACTGACTTCACTCCTGAGATACATGTGGCTATGGATAAGTTTCTCGTTGCCTTGTCCCTGGCTCTCTCCGAGAAGTACAGATAA